From the genome of Deferribacteraceae bacterium V6Fe1:
AAGAGGGATTTCATTTGAAGGGAGATTCTTTGTCAGTAAAAGAGCCCATCTTATTATGCCATATCATAAAATTTTTGATAAACACAGTGAGGCCAAAAAAGGGAGCAAGAAGATAGGGACTACAGGGCGAGGTATAGGTCCAAGTTATGCCGACAAGATGGCACGTGTGGGTCTTAGAATATGCGACCTTTATGACGAAGAGGTTTTGAAAGAAAAAGTCTATCAAAATGTTGAAGAGGTAAATCTTATAGCAGAGAGGATACATGGTCTTGATCCACTTAATCCGCAAGAGGTATTTGAAAGCTACAAAAATTATGGTGAGATTATCAAGCCATATGTAGCTGAGACAAGCTATATGATAAACAAACTTTACAGTGAGGGTAAGAATATAATGCTTGAAGGAGCTCAAGGGACACTTCTTGATGTTGATCATGGTACATACCCTTTTGTTACCTCAAGTAACCCAACGGCAGGCGGAGCGTTTACAGGAACAGGTCTGGCACCACAATCCTTAAATAATGTGGTTGGCGTATTAAAAGCCTATACTACAAGAGTTGGCAGTGGCCCTTTCCCTACAGAGCTTGAGGATGAAACCGGACAGAAGTTAAGGGATATAGGCGGTGAATATGGAGCTACGACAGGCAGGCCAAGGCGTTGTGGCTGGCTTGATTTGGTGGCAACAAAATATGCTAAAATGTTGAGTGGTATCAACTATATCGCGTTAACAAAGTTAGACGTATTGACAGGTTTTGATAAAATTAAGGTTTGCGTAGGTTATGAGTATAATGGGAAGGTGTTTGAAACTTTTCCACCTGAAATAAAGATACTTGAAAACTTGACTCCTGTTTATAAAGAATTTGACGGGTGGTCTGAAGATATAACAAAGGTCAAAAAGTATGACGACTTACCTGAGAATGCCAAAAAATATGTGGAGTTTATAAGAAAAGAGCTTGATGTAGAGTACGCTCTTATCTCCCTTGGAACAGATAGAGAGGAGACTATAATTTTAAATAAAGTTTTTTAAAAAAACTTGTTGACAAGGTAGCAACCTTTTGCTATATAGTCCTTCCCTTTTGGGAAAAACAGTGAGCCGTTAGCTCAGTAGGTAGAGCAACTGCCTTTTAAGCAGTGGGTCGTAGGTTCGATCCCTACACGGCTCATTTTAAGTGTCCCTATCGTCTAGCCTGGCCTAGGACACCGGCCTTTCACGCCGGCAACAGGGGTTCAAATCCCCTTAGGGACGTTAGACGGGCGGTTAGCTCAGCTGGGAGAGCATCGGCCTTACAAGCCGAGGGTCGTAGGTTCGATCCCTGCACCGCCCATTTTTGGGGGCGTAGTTCAGTTGGTTAGAACGCTGGCCTGTCACGTCAGAGGTCGCGAGTTCAAGTCTCGTCGTCCCCGTCTAAAGCCACCTTTTAGGTGGCTTTTTTTAATTAAAACGGATATTATGACATATGAAGATATTAGCTCAGAATAAAAAAGCCTTTTATGACTACGAAATAATTGAAACTTTTGAAGCAGGTATAGAATTAAAGGGCACAGAAGTTAAATCCTGCAAATCCGGCAAAGTGAATTTGAGGGATTCTTTCATCAAAGTAAAAGATGGCGAAGCCTTTTTATTAAATACACATATTTCTGAATATGAGAAAGGAAATATTGCAAATCATGAGCCTACGAGGACAAGAAAGCTCCTTTTACATAAGAGAGAAATAAATAGATTGATTGGTAAAGCTCAGGAAAAAGGACTGACAATTGTTCCTCTTAAAATTTATTTGAAGAAGAATTTGGTAAAGGTTGAAATTGCCCTTGTTAAGGGCAAACAATCCCACGATAAAAGGAACACTATAAAAGAAAAAGATTTGAAGAAAGAGATTTCTCGAGATTTTAAAAATAAATTTAGAATAAAATAGCCTTTACAAATTGTATGTGGTATATATATTAGAATCCCCATGAATTAAGGGGGCGCTAAGGTTTCGACGGGGAGCTGTAGGCTCTAAGGTGCATGCCGAGGTTCGGTACCTCGTAAAACAGCCGAACAATAATAATTGCAAACGACGAATTAGCACTCGCTGCTTAATTGACGGCGACGTCCCTGTAGGGTTTGCCTACGATCTTGCAGAGGGCGACAACTTAGTAGGCTGGCCGAATGTGACGCCTTTAAGCATTCGGTAAGACTTAAAAGGCTTACCAAACTCTAAGCCGGCCTGTGGGCATTGGGTTTGGGAAATTTAATCGCAGGATAAGCATGTAGTACCTGGGGAAGAAGGCTTTTCGGACGCGGGTTCGATTCCCGCCGCCTCCATTCTTTATTCTCTATAATTACATAGTCTAACTTTTTCTATGTTTTAAATTCTGATTATTTTCTGCAATAAGAAATTTGGTAATATTAATTTGATTGTGCCACCTGGGAGATACCGGGGGAATTGGGAATCAGTGACTGTTATTCTGGAATCGTGACCCTGAATACGAATAACACATAACGAAAATCACAAATTACGCTTTACAATTTATCTTTATAGGTCTTAGACCTTATCCCCCTTGCCTAATTCAATATTTTCACTTATATTTTATGTAAGAAGTATTATTTACTGCGGAGACAATTATGCAAAAGCTAAAAAAGCTCCCTATAGGTATTCAAACCTTTAGTGAAATAATTGAAGGGGACTACATTTATATTGACAAGACAAAAGAAGCCTTTGAATTAATTGAAAGTTATAAATACGCCTTCTTATCCCGTCCTCGCAGATTTGGTAAATCTTTATTTCTTGATACATTAAAAGAATTATTTGAAGGGAACAAAAAGCTTTTTGAAGGTCTGTATATTTATGACAAGTGGAATTGGGATGAAAAATACCCAGTAATAAAAATCAGTTGGGCAGGTAATTTCCAAACGCTTGAGGGTCTAAAGCAAGTTGCTTTTGATGTATTTAAAACAAATCAAGAGAGTTTAGGTGTCATCTGTGATAATGTAAACGATCCTGCAAGCTGCTTTAGAGATTTAATCCATAGAGCATATAAAAAATACAATCAAAAGGTAGTAATATTGATAGACGAATATGACAAACCTATTCTTGATGTGATTGAAAATATTGAACAGGCTAAGATAAATAGAGAGTTTATCAAGGGTTTGTATTCTATAATCAAAGATAATGATGCCTATATCAAATTTGCATTTTTGACAGGCGTGAGTAAATTTTCCAAGGCATCTATCTTTAGCGGGCTCAATATGCTCACGGATATCTCTCTCAATCCGAAGTATGGCAATATCTGCGGCTATACTCAAAAAGATATAGAAACCTCATTTATGCCTTATTTTAAAGATGTGGATTTGGAGAAGGTAAAAAAATGGTATAATGGTTATAATTTCCTAAAAGATAATGTTTATAATCCCTTTGATATTTTACAATTTATAAGTAATGAATTTGTATTTGATAATTATTGGTTTGAAAGCGGCACACCATCTTTTTTGATTAAGCTCATAAAAGAGAGAAATTATTTTTTGCCGAGTTTAACTAATCTGATATTAGATAAAAAAATACTTTCCAGCTTTGATATAGAAAATATTGATTTGGAAGTGATACTTTATCAATCGGGTTATTTGACAATTGAAAAGATGATAGAAGATGAATTGCTTAGTTCAATAGAGTACAAGCTAAAAATACCAAACCTTGAAGTCCAAATATCTTTGAATGATTATATTATAAATTATCTGTTTAAAGGTGATAATAGACTAAAAAGTCCCCTAATCAAGTCTCTTTATTATGAAAAGTTAGAAGATTTTAAAGTAGCGTTGACTTCTTTGTTTTCGTCAATCCCTTACACCAATTTTACCAAAAATGACCTTAATTTATACGAAGGTTTTTATGCCAGCGTAATTTATGCATATCTTGCATCCCTTGGGATAGATATAATCGGTGAGGATATTACAAACAAGGGCAGGATAGATTTGACACTTTTTGTAGGGGATAAGATTTATATCTTGGAGTTTAAGGTTGACGGGCAACAAGGTGAAGCTTTAAGGCAAATCAAAGAGAGAAATTATGCTGAGAAATATTTAAATGAAGGTAAGCAGGTATACCTTATCGGCATCGAATTTAGCTCTGAACAAAAGAACGTGGTAAATTTTGAGTGGGAGAAGATTTGAGAGGTAAGGCAGCTACCATATATTTTATACATAAATTAATCTTTATCATAATATCGTTGTTATTTTTAACAAGACCATAGTTGCTAGGAGGTCTCTCTTTTCTTACCAAAGTAGCCGTCCCAAAGTCCGTGGAAGAAGTATTTTGCATTTGTGCCTAATGTCTGAGTCCTATATCCACCTTCCTGCACCACTACTGTAGGGTATTTTATCTCCCCTAACATAAAGCCTATTTTGTAAAAATCCTCAAATCTGTTA
Proteins encoded in this window:
- a CDS encoding ATP-binding protein, with the translated sequence MQKLKKLPIGIQTFSEIIEGDYIYIDKTKEAFELIESYKYAFLSRPRRFGKSLFLDTLKELFEGNKKLFEGLYIYDKWNWDEKYPVIKISWAGNFQTLEGLKQVAFDVFKTNQESLGVICDNVNDPASCFRDLIHRAYKKYNQKVVILIDEYDKPILDVIENIEQAKINREFIKGLYSIIKDNDAYIKFAFLTGVSKFSKASIFSGLNMLTDISLNPKYGNICGYTQKDIETSFMPYFKDVDLEKVKKWYNGYNFLKDNVYNPFDILQFISNEFVFDNYWFESGTPSFLIKLIKERNYFLPSLTNLILDKKILSSFDIENIDLEVILYQSGYLTIEKMIEDELLSSIEYKLKIPNLEVQISLNDYIINYLFKGDNRLKSPLIKSLYYEKLEDFKVALTSLFSSIPYTNFTKNDLNLYEGFYASVIYAYLASLGIDIIGEDITNKGRIDLTLFVGDKIYILEFKVDGQQGEALRQIKERNYAEKYLNEGKQVYLIGIEFSSEQKNVVNFEWEKI
- the smpB gene encoding SsrA-binding protein SmpB, encoding MKILAQNKKAFYDYEIIETFEAGIELKGTEVKSCKSGKVNLRDSFIKVKDGEAFLLNTHISEYEKGNIANHEPTRTRKLLLHKREINRLIGKAQEKGLTIVPLKIYLKKNLVKVEIALVKGKQSHDKRNTIKEKDLKKEISRDFKNKFRIK
- a CDS encoding adenylosuccinate synthase; this encodes MSCSLVLGAQWGDEGKGKVVDLFTEEADVVVRFSGGHNAGHTVVIKGEKYILHLIPSGIMHDGKINIIGNGVVIDPEALIEEINDLKARGISFEGRFFVSKRAHLIMPYHKIFDKHSEAKKGSKKIGTTGRGIGPSYADKMARVGLRICDLYDEEVLKEKVYQNVEEVNLIAERIHGLDPLNPQEVFESYKNYGEIIKPYVAETSYMINKLYSEGKNIMLEGAQGTLLDVDHGTYPFVTSSNPTAGGAFTGTGLAPQSLNNVVGVLKAYTTRVGSGPFPTELEDETGQKLRDIGGEYGATTGRPRRCGWLDLVATKYAKMLSGINYIALTKLDVLTGFDKIKVCVGYEYNGKVFETFPPEIKILENLTPVYKEFDGWSEDITKVKKYDDLPENAKKYVEFIRKELDVEYALISLGTDREETIILNKVF